From Cydia fagiglandana chromosome 6, ilCydFagi1.1, whole genome shotgun sequence, the proteins below share one genomic window:
- the LOC134665511 gene encoding uncharacterized protein LOC134665511, with the protein MLVFRYGKGPEVVPPVYLNGSPVRVVTSFKYLGHYLTENLRDDMDMERERRALAVRCNMLSRRFSKCTTDVKTTLFRAFCQCFYTCSLWCNYTKRSYNALRVQYNDAFRILMKQPRYCSAKTMFADAGVPDFYAIMRSRIASVWTNVWQNSQQNDILALFTVNPSNKILKHWTAVHLDENSK; encoded by the coding sequence atgcTCGTTTTCAGATACGGCAAGGGTCCGGAGGTAGTTCCGCCGGTTTATTTGAATGGTTCGCCGGTTCGGGTCGTAACATCTTTCAAGTACTTAGGCCATTATCTAACGGAGAACCTTCGCGACGACATGGACATGGAGCGAGAGCGCCGCGCGCTTGCGGTCCGTTGTAACATGCTGTCGCGAAGATTCTCCAAGTGCACCACTGACGTAAAAACGACACTATTTAGGGCATTCTGTCAGTGCTTTTATACATGCTCACTATGGTGTAACTACACCAAACGTTCATATAACGCGCTCCGGGTTCAGTATAACGATGCGTTCAGAATACTCATGAAACAACCTCGCTACTGCAGTGCTAAGACCATGTTTGCTGATGCGGGAGTACCTGATTTTTATGCAATCATGCGGTCCCGCATTGCTTCAGTTTGGACAAACGTATGGCAAAACTCGCAGCAAAATGATATTCTGGCGCTGTTTACTGTCAACCCGAGCAATAAGATCCTAAAGCACTGGACAGCCGTGCACCTGGACGAAAATAGCAAATAG